Proteins encoded together in one Venturia canescens isolate UGA chromosome 10, ASM1945775v1, whole genome shotgun sequence window:
- the LOC122417620 gene encoding protein SCAI isoform X2: MVMMAGMDDHERKVVLEFCHLLEKSKQLFNGLRDLPQYGHKQWQAYFGRTFDIYTKLWKFQQQHRAILDTKYGLKRWQIGEIASKIGQLYYHYYLRTSETSYLHEAYSFYAAIRGRAYYSRAAKEDRSDLMVKKLRYYARFIVVCLLLNKMKLVRELVQELDAQIADYASTYEPEDQVEWNLVLDEIKGFVKAESAVSVLHSDSNPVVLTHRLGPVTSPPIERSPPMCLTLQEILIVGNCAEQVKFSELSVDMFRMLQTLEREPRDDPSHLHDASPAGRLPFRPGPYPPENGMPRRDNPHKYLLYKPTYSQVQVFLASGFKELPANGALLLYLSADGCFSTVKHPEESYDLGGVTTSSKRDPEHGKRPTGGKEPHCLYPGDLYPFTRKPLFVVVDSDNSYVFQQIPRYFGQPLMVLMSPQETPSTLRDLRHGGSLFTLFLHAPLAAFCLICNVGSLAVHHWDRCQSYVERFLVEASRLVLRSRCESSILQFFGDDFLRLLLVRYVFCDVVLHLHRSFRGRHQRPCCHPPLPEAEVLQHPALHHIVLDLAASIDARDHFSESNELA, from the exons ATGGTCATGATGGCTGGCATGGACGACCACGAGAGAAAAGTGGTTTTGGAATTCTGCCACCTGCTCGAAAAGAGCAAGCAGCTGTTCAATGGTTTACGCGACCTACCCCAGTACGGTCACAAGCAGTGGCAAGCCTACTTTGGACGTACATTCGATATATACACGaaattatggaaatttcaGCAACAGCACAG GGCTATATTGGACACCAAGTACGGGCTGAAAAGATGGCAAATCGGGGAGATTGCGAGCAAGATAGGCCAGCTGTACTACCACTATTATTTACGGACAAGCGAAACGTCGTATCTTCACGAAGCTTATTCGTTCTACGCTGCGATACGAGGCCGAGCTTATTACAGCCGCGCAGCGAAAGAGGACCGTAGCGATCTGATGGTAAAGAAATTGCGTTATTACGCACGGTTCATCGTGGTATGCCTGCTCTTGAACAAAATGAAGCTGGTGAGAGAGTTGGTGCAGGAGCTGGATGCCCAAATAGCCGACTACGCGAGCACGTACGAACCGGAGGATCAGGTAGAATGGAATCTCGTTCTCGACGAGATAAAGGGTTTCGTTAAGGCCGAGTCGGCGGTAAGCGTGTTGCATTCCGACTCGAATCCGGTTGTTTTGACACACCGATTGGGCCCGGTAACGTCGCCGCCGATCGAGCGCTCGCCACCAATGTGCCTCACCCTTCAGGAGATTCTGATCGTCGGTAATTGCGCCGAACAGGTAAAGTTCAGCGAATTATCGGTAGACATGTTTCGAATGCTCCAGACGTTGGAGCGGGAGCCGCGCGACGATCCGAGCCATCTCCACGATGCATCGCCAGCCGGTAGATTACCCTTCAGGCCGGGACCTTATCCACCGGAGAACGGAATGCCGCGTCGTGATAATCCGCACAAGTATCTACTGTACAAGCCTACCTACAGCCAGGTTCAGGTATTTTTAGCGAGCGGCTTCAAGGAATTGCCGGCTAACGGTGCACTTTTGCTCTATCTATCGGCCGACGGATGCTTCTCCACGGTCAAACATCCCGAAGAGA GTTACGACCTCGGTGGCGTCACAACCAGCAGTAAACGCGATCCCGAACACGGAAAGAGGCCTACCGGTGGAAAGGAGCCTCACTGTCTCTATCCGGGGGATCTTTATCCATTCACAAGGAAACCGCtgttcgtcgtcgtcgactcGGACAACAGTTACGTCTTTCAGCAAATACCCCGATACTTTGGTCAACCGCTTATGGTACTCATGTCACCCCAGGAGACACCCTCAACCTTGAGGGATCTGCGACACGGTGGTAGCCTCTTCACCCTATTCTTACACGCCCCACTCGCCGCCTTTTGCCTTATATGTAACGTCGGTAGCTTAGCCGTTCATCATTGGGATCGTTGCCAGAGCTACGTCGAACGTTTTCTCGTCGAGGCGAGTCGCCTCGTTCTACGTTCCAGATGCG AAAGCAGCATACTTCAGTTCTTCGGTGACGATTTTCTCAGGTTGCTACTGGTACGCTACGTATTTTGCGACGTCGTACTTCACCTCCACCGCTCTTTTCGGGGTCGTCATCAGCGTCCCTGTTGCCATCCGCCATTACCGGAAGCCGAAGTATTACAGCATCCGGCGTTACACCACATCGTGCTCGATCTTGCCGCATCTATTGACGCGcgtgatcatttttccgaaagCAACGAGCTAGCCTGA
- the LOC122417620 gene encoding protein SCAI isoform X1, translating to MVMMAGMDDHERKVVLEFCHLLEKSKQLFNGLRDLPQYGHKQWQAYFGRTFDIYTKLWKFQQQHRAILDTKYGLKRWQIGEIASKIGQLYYHYYLRTSETSYLHEAYSFYAAIRGRAYYSRAAKEDRSDLMVKKLRYYARFIVVCLLLNKMKLVRELVQELDAQIADYASTYEPEDQVEWNLVLDEIKGFVKAESAVSVLHSDSNPVVLTHRLGPVTSPPIERSPPMCLTLQEILIVGNCAEQVKFSELSVDMFRMLQTLEREPRDDPSHLHDASPAGRLPFRPGPYPPENGMPRRDNPHKYLLYKPTYSQVQVFLASGFKELPANGALLLYLSADGCFSTVKHPEEMGYDLGGVTTSSKRDPEHGKRPTGGKEPHCLYPGDLYPFTRKPLFVVVDSDNSYVFQQIPRYFGQPLMVLMSPQETPSTLRDLRHGGSLFTLFLHAPLAAFCLICNVGSLAVHHWDRCQSYVERFLVEASRLVLRSRCESSILQFFGDDFLRLLLVRYVFCDVVLHLHRSFRGRHQRPCCHPPLPEAEVLQHPALHHIVLDLAASIDARDHFSESNELA from the exons ATGGTCATGATGGCTGGCATGGACGACCACGAGAGAAAAGTGGTTTTGGAATTCTGCCACCTGCTCGAAAAGAGCAAGCAGCTGTTCAATGGTTTACGCGACCTACCCCAGTACGGTCACAAGCAGTGGCAAGCCTACTTTGGACGTACATTCGATATATACACGaaattatggaaatttcaGCAACAGCACAG GGCTATATTGGACACCAAGTACGGGCTGAAAAGATGGCAAATCGGGGAGATTGCGAGCAAGATAGGCCAGCTGTACTACCACTATTATTTACGGACAAGCGAAACGTCGTATCTTCACGAAGCTTATTCGTTCTACGCTGCGATACGAGGCCGAGCTTATTACAGCCGCGCAGCGAAAGAGGACCGTAGCGATCTGATGGTAAAGAAATTGCGTTATTACGCACGGTTCATCGTGGTATGCCTGCTCTTGAACAAAATGAAGCTGGTGAGAGAGTTGGTGCAGGAGCTGGATGCCCAAATAGCCGACTACGCGAGCACGTACGAACCGGAGGATCAGGTAGAATGGAATCTCGTTCTCGACGAGATAAAGGGTTTCGTTAAGGCCGAGTCGGCGGTAAGCGTGTTGCATTCCGACTCGAATCCGGTTGTTTTGACACACCGATTGGGCCCGGTAACGTCGCCGCCGATCGAGCGCTCGCCACCAATGTGCCTCACCCTTCAGGAGATTCTGATCGTCGGTAATTGCGCCGAACAGGTAAAGTTCAGCGAATTATCGGTAGACATGTTTCGAATGCTCCAGACGTTGGAGCGGGAGCCGCGCGACGATCCGAGCCATCTCCACGATGCATCGCCAGCCGGTAGATTACCCTTCAGGCCGGGACCTTATCCACCGGAGAACGGAATGCCGCGTCGTGATAATCCGCACAAGTATCTACTGTACAAGCCTACCTACAGCCAGGTTCAGGTATTTTTAGCGAGCGGCTTCAAGGAATTGCCGGCTAACGGTGCACTTTTGCTCTATCTATCGGCCGACGGATGCTTCTCCACGGTCAAACATCCCGAAGAGA TGGGTTACGACCTCGGTGGCGTCACAACCAGCAGTAAACGCGATCCCGAACACGGAAAGAGGCCTACCGGTGGAAAGGAGCCTCACTGTCTCTATCCGGGGGATCTTTATCCATTCACAAGGAAACCGCtgttcgtcgtcgtcgactcGGACAACAGTTACGTCTTTCAGCAAATACCCCGATACTTTGGTCAACCGCTTATGGTACTCATGTCACCCCAGGAGACACCCTCAACCTTGAGGGATCTGCGACACGGTGGTAGCCTCTTCACCCTATTCTTACACGCCCCACTCGCCGCCTTTTGCCTTATATGTAACGTCGGTAGCTTAGCCGTTCATCATTGGGATCGTTGCCAGAGCTACGTCGAACGTTTTCTCGTCGAGGCGAGTCGCCTCGTTCTACGTTCCAGATGCG AAAGCAGCATACTTCAGTTCTTCGGTGACGATTTTCTCAGGTTGCTACTGGTACGCTACGTATTTTGCGACGTCGTACTTCACCTCCACCGCTCTTTTCGGGGTCGTCATCAGCGTCCCTGTTGCCATCCGCCATTACCGGAAGCCGAAGTATTACAGCATCCGGCGTTACACCACATCGTGCTCGATCTTGCCGCATCTATTGACGCGcgtgatcatttttccgaaagCAACGAGCTAGCCTGA